A region of the Phaseolus vulgaris cultivar G19833 chromosome 11, P. vulgaris v2.0, whole genome shotgun sequence genome:
TCAGTGTTACGATCTCTTCtgcggcgatgtgggccacaacTCGTCGTCGAATCTCCTCGAATGTCCTTGCACGATTTTTGATCACCGAGTCGCTGAATGGCCCTAACTTGATGCCCTGCCCAAAGGCATGGACCATTAAAGCCTCATCCCGAGTCTGGAGCTTTACTACGAACGCCCCAAACCTGGTCAAGAGATCCTTCAAAGGTTCCCCCTGTCTCTGCTTCTCACTGAAGAGGTCGAAAGAGACAGGTGGTTGAGCTTGGTTGAGGATgaattgttccctgaacaattcAGAAAATTGATCGAAAGAGGTGATGTGGTCGTCTAGGAGGCCAACAAACCAGCGTAGCGTCGTGCCTGTAAACGTgcccatgaacatcttgcaatgcATAGTATTTGTTCCTCCCAAGATCATCATTTGGGCATTAAATGTTGTGAAATGGGCCTCCAGGTCTTCTGTACCGGTAAAAACAATCTTGGGCGTTATGAAACTAGCTAGTGTGACAGCGTCCAGAATCGCCTGTGAGAATGGCTTGAGGCGAGCCCTTGTTTGAATAGTTGGGCCTCGCTCCCCTATGGAGCGTTCGCCTAACTGCTGTAAGTCCTTACGCAATTCCTCGTTGGCTTTGGGTAACTCTTCATTACTCGCTCGTGACGCATCTAGCTCTACCATGAACTCATATTGCCTGAGCACTTTCTCGGCTCGAACCTCAGCCATGAGCCTCTCCTGGTCAGCCCTGGATGCCGCCACCGCCTCTTGGAGAGTAGTTACGGTCTTAAGCTGTTGTATGGCATGGTTGTCACTCCCTTCAGATCCTAATGGACCTTGCCTCGTATTCCTCATCACGCCTAAAAGCTTGAGTACAACTGCGGGTGGGGCTTGGTTTTATCgcgccccacggtgggcgccaaatgttcttgccagTTGACCTACTTGGCGGTTGACTCTGATGACAAGCTCTAGCTCCGTCTGTCTCTTCTAGAATCTGTTCTCTTGCGTCTTTATGCATTGGAACGTTGTTCCattgaaacagagggggtccTACCTTTTTATTCCACTTCGACAATCAAGTCAATACAGGGCttataagaaacaagaagtaacaagtttcagtcttagaaacagcgtaccttaacttgggatctcaagtcccttttatagtttaccttttgtaacaactttctatcacgagaatataatctcaactaaaagcatactcaacaggaAACACACTCTGCTCAAGAGCACACCCTCACGGTATCACAACAGAACGAAATCTTTCCTTCATGGAGTGCATAAAATCATAACAGAATAACCAttagggtaccaactcatgtaccagcattaGGGGTCCAATCTGTTTACGCAGCCACCCTCAGCGTGGCGCTACGCTATCGTTTGAACACATGCAACCTAACCTCTACGTGCCCTACCACACATGTGCTTAGGTTTAAAAGGAAACATTTACTTAAGCTAGACCCTCGGCGCACTAAGTACACCCTGAGGTCCAAAGCTACCCCTCGCTAGCTGCCTGAGCCTTATGCACAAGGAGTTATACGAAAAAGGAACTAATATATACACCTGAGGCCCAATCTTAAGCCCACCAACTTGGCCCAAGAGTCGAGCCGACCTGTATACGACAAATGCTAAGGTCTGACCTCCGAACACTAAACTTTGAGCGCTCTGATCCAGTTCACCAACCATTCTAATTTTACCGAAGAAGTTTAAACTTATTCATAAAAAACTTTGATaatcaaattaaagaaattaaagatATCGTGCATCTAAACTAACAAAGATCCATTATCAGAACACACATACAAACTCACATACCTATCACACaaaaacaataagaaaaagataaataaaaacttaatctaaataaaattttaaatttttgttcgATAAATAATGTTCCCATCTCTAATAGTTTGAGTATGACTCactcaaattttgagaataataaaaaattatattaaaaatttagaaagaaagtacagaaaaactattttataaaaataataatttttataaaataaattgaataattaattttctctatttataactttttttaactatacaaattaatttgatttaaaaaacaaaaaaaaatttacatcaAAAGTAAAATTGAcagtttttttaaatgtaaatgaaaaataataaaaacactaTACTTTACTGTagcaaaaaaattacaaattataaaattggaTGAGTCCTCATTAGTTAATAAATCTCTTTAATTTTGTAACCCATCACTAATGAAAGGGTTTGATTGTTGACCCGATACCATACCCATTTTCACTATTAACTCACTCAAAATGCCCGTATTAGAATTCCGGGTTTTTCAAAACCCGAACCAACTTACATTGCTTCCCTCTTTCCCCACCACACTAACCCCATTTCCTAAAACCTTTCACTCTCTCACTCTCTCACATTCTTCAACCATGGCGGCACTCAAGCTTCTTCTCTCCCAAGCTGGCCGCCATTCCTTCGCCAAACGCGCTTCTCTCTCACACTCTCCTTTCTCTTTCACCTCTCATCGATCCCTCTGCTCTTCCTCCCAATCAAACTCAAACCCTCCCGCCACACCCTCCCAACCCATCCCCATCCAACCAGTTTCCTACCCTATCAAGCCCAAATCCCCGCCGCCTGAACCCTCGTTGGAAtcctcaccaccaccacctGCCGAGCCGCAATCCCTCCGCCCGCCATCGGACTCGCGGCGAGCGTGGACGCGCGAGGACATCCGATACGTGAAGGACGCGCCGTCGATTGAGGTGGTGTCGTACGCCCCGCGCGTGGCGCCTCTCCCCGATGACAAGGTGGTGGACGAGGGGGTGGAGATTGAGAGGAGGAAGATCGAGGCGGAGAATGAGCTGAGGATGAGAATGGTGAAGGCCACCGAAGAGGAGCGGATGAAGGTGCCGTTTCCGCTTCTGATTAAGCCCAAAAAAAATGAGAAGCCGCCTCCGCTTGAATTGGCAGAAGCCATTCGCCAAGTTAAGGTGAAAACAAAGCCATTAGTTCAAATTATAAATAGTTTCGAGAGACGGTATTAATTTCTCTGTTAAGTAGTCCTTGAAGTAATGAAATTATACAGGTAGTCACTAAAATATAGTTGAATATCGATTAGATTAGTTTCTTAATGTTCAGAGACTAGTTTGAAGAATTTGTGTAGTACTCGGGCAGTGCTTAACATGATTTATGAATAACATGGCTAAACTTTGGTCTTTTAACTGAGCCAAATTGCATTGTGTAATTTGAGTAGTTGACCTCACCTAGTGGAGTAAGATTGTGTTGTTGTATGTGGACTATGTTTTTTGCTGATAATTCCGTTCTAGCTTAATTTGCACACCTTATGTGTCTATTACGTAGAAGTTTTGTTGGAGCTTTGGGTAATGCCATAGTTGGATTGTTGGTTATTAGGAACAAGTTACTGTAGTAGAAATTACATGTGATACGAGGAGTCTTGGATCCTCCAGTGAGAGATTGatgcaaaaaaattatataaaaactaCTGGGGTATTTTAGGCTTGCATAGTTACCCCTATGAAATGTCTAAGCTGTTGCCTTTTGGTGAAATGAAAGAGCTTGTAAGTTGtttctctttcaaaattttatgttaaatgCCTTTATTGAGTTGGGACTGTTAAAGTGACATATACACTAATCCTGGTTGGTCATTTTTGCTGTCTGTAAGTGTGGCACCTTGTCATACAGTAATCTACGCTTAGATTAAACATTTTAGGAGACTGAAACTGCATTTTACAGGTTTGTAATCAGGTATGTGAGCTGTCCTGGAGCAAAAAAACGAGTACATATTGCAATAAATTTCTAAAAGCTACTGCTGCAAATTTTTAATACATAGATAAAAAACTGTGTTGTTCACTAATgctaatttttttctttgttagGGAGACCAATTTGGAAAGTATAAAATTGTTACAAGATTTTAGTAATAgcaactgttttttttttttgtttgattctGTATGTGCAGTATAAAGGTATCTGTTATAGATGTATTCTGTATAGCACCATCCCCCTGTCGAGTTTTTAATTTCTGCTATCTATTATTTGTGAATTATTATAACTATATTGGCACATACCCTGTCACCAATCTGTAGcattttcttaataataaacAGTACTAAGCAATGTTGCCAAACTCTCTAGTTAACTTGTAAACTTTTACGAGTTTACTGTTAGGGAGAGAAAATGAGTTATCTTTTTGTCAAACTCTTTTATAAACAAACTTGGCTAAGTTCTTTAATTTCGTGAAAACTCTCAAGTCAAGAACCGAGTTAGTGAGTATAAAATCAAATGTAATTGTTGGCTCCAATTGACCCTATTAGGAAGTCAGTTTAAGCCTAACTCATTCTGACAAAATCagtttataaggtgaggtttgtcccacttatatattgtaaattagCTTTATCTTTAGTCTATACGAGAAGCCTAACTCATCCTTGCTAGGATAgattctgatatcatattaGGAAGTGAGTTTAAGCCTAAGTCATCCTCACAAAACTAACTTGTAAGGTGAGGCTTGTCCCACCTATATActgtaaattgactttattTCTATtcgatgtggaatctccaacagATTCTTTAGTTTATTTGAAGCAATAAACTACCTTTTGAACTGTTTTCACCATAAGAacttatgtttttaaaatttgaatgatTTGATCATTATATAGTTTAatcttatttaataataatgtaCTATAACACTTTCTAATTGTGGTTTGTTACTTTGCTTTATTCTGGGTTGAAATGTTGAATTGTTGTTGTGTTAAAGTATCATGTTATGTGTAAATGTTCTGAATGTTTTATTTGCCTCTTGAGTTTAGGAGTCCGGTCTATGAAATCTTTACCAAATTTATGCTAGTTCTTGAGTTTAATAACCTTGATGCTACACTAATGAATTGTTAGTATAGCTAAATTGCCTACACCCAACCTTTGGGGTCATTGATTTGATTGGCACGGCCTTTTTGATGATCTTCACAATTTACCTTGAATATTCCATCAGTTTCTGTCATTTAATATAATTACATACTGTTCAGGCCAATGCCAAGGCAAAGTTTGATGAAACTGTTGAAGCACATATAAGATTGGGTGTTGATTCAAAGCGAACAGAACTGGTATGCATAGTTTCCCCCCTATTCCCTGTAttgaatttgtttgttttcttgagtgattctttgaacatataaattttgaatttgacatGTAGACCTGAGGCTCCATGGGTTTGTCATGTTCAACAAATTGCATAAGTAAATACTTGGAGGTTTATGCTTTTTAAACTTTGATGATTAATGTCCAGTAATTTCTGCTTGCTAAACAAGATGATATTCTTGGATCAATATAGCTCTCATTTGCTACAAGACTTGCCTTTGTTTACAAGGACTTCAAGTTACCAATCCTACACATTTATATGTGCTTTGAATGAATGGTTATAATAATGGGTCCTTTTGTTTGATAAAAGTAATTAAGTTagttaattaataatatcataaatttgaattttattcagAAATAACTATAAGACTATTTGGTTTAAATAGTGGTTATATTTAATGGCACTGTACGTACttcaagaaatattttttttaccaatgAGTGTGACTTGTATTAATGAATGCATCCACTTGCTTGGAGAATGACTGGATGTTTCATTGACCGATTTCACAATAAATTAAGGCTACAAAAGGATATTAACAATTAATACATTTGAAGTAGCACCAAAAGAAAGGAATGTGTGTAACTAATATAGTTAATAAGCTAAAATACACCCACAATAAATTTAGGGTATGATAAGAAATTAGCAATTAATACATTTGAAGGGGGTCCATGTTTCTTATAATTAGGACAAAAAAGTGTTCCCATTTTGTTTCTAGTATAAAGGACTGGAGGAAGTAATATCTTTAAAAACATAGCCTTTTCATGTTCCCTAAGCATCATATGCTgtgaaattattatattattatgttgGGTGAGTTATCTTAGAAAATTTCTTCAAAGACTATTCAAAATATTCTGCAGAACACTTTTTTTGTGCTTATACATCCCAAATCACTGTTATTTTGTCCCTTTTTTCTGGATAAAACTATATATGCTGTTTCTTCAATCCTTTGCTCTAGAAGATAATGATTTCAACTCTGGCAGGCAGTTCGTGGTACTGTGATTCTGCCTCATGGTGCTCCCAAGGTAACATATGAATGTTAAGCAATTGATATAATGGTAGGTTTGTCGTCTAATTCTCAAAACCTTCCAGGCCGTCAGTGTGGCTGTTTTTGCAGAAGGGGCTGAGGCAGAGGAAGCTAAAGCTGCAGGAGCTGATATAGTTGGTGGTAGAGAGCTTATTGAGGAGATTGCTAGTAATGAACTGATCTCTTTCTACAAGTAATTTTGTACATCATGTTGATAGATTTTTCCCATACTATATTTGTGAAAAGCAAATGTGTGGTGCATATTGTCCCTTGCCTTGTTGGTTCCATTCTTTCTTTCCTTGTTTTTTTAGCTGTATATTCATCACCTTCTGTACGTGCACATTCCTAGTATATGCTTGCTTATCTGCAGTTATTTTTCTCCTTTGTTCTATCTGTGCGCACACCTAAACCTAATGTTTTAATTTAGGCAAACTTGTAACATTAATTTTGTTTGTCATGTACTTAACAGACACTTTGACAGTAACTCAACTGTGTATGGAATGGAGTATTCTATACACGTCCTTGGGGCCTTAGCAactattatttttccttttcatgccaagaatataaaatttctaaacTGTATCCACATCTAATAATAGCTTATATATACTTATAGGTGGTAAAAATAAGCTCAAAGTTGACAAATGCTTCTCGTCTCCTGGAATGGCACCTCATCTTGGAAaggtttttttctttcatttaagTGGTTTTATACGGTGACATCATCTgaattaatagtttttttcttctaaagcTTGTATGAACTATGCAGATAGCACAATACCTTAGAAAGCGCAGACTGATGCCTGATAAGAAGGTTAGTTTATCAACATCTTTTGGCGTTCTTTTTAAGTTCGGGATCATGTGGGTTGTATGTAACTCTTGTTTGGTTGTTTTTATATGATCTACAGCTAGGTACTCTCACCAGTGATATTGCAGGGCAGTTGAAAGAGTTAAGACAGGGTCGTGTGGAGTTTAAAATGGAAAGTAAATCAATTTTGCATGTGGGACTTGGAAAGGTACGATATTGTTCTCTTCCAACTCCTTATAGACTCCGTTACATGCAATAGGTGTGTTGTATGAGGTGTTTTGTGCTTCCAATAATATCCACAGGTAAGCTACAAAGAAGATGCTTTACGGGAGAATATTAGTGCATTTATGAATGCTGTATTGCTTGCGAAGCCTGCTGGCTTAAAGAAGAGTAAGTAGCACAAACCTCCTTATGCTTTCCTTCTCTctatttttgaaaaagaaattatgTTGTCAGATCACAACTGATAATCTATCTCCCCTCCCCCTAAACCTATTTACAACAAATTCCATAGCACTTTAAGTTGGTACAACACATGATCACATTTTATTTGCTAAGGTTACTTCCATTATCTTATAGTTCTCTTTGTTATTCAGCTTCCAAATATGCTGGGTATGTGTTGTCTGTCCATATAAGCAGCACGGTAAGCTCTTGCATCTCattattgtttcttttttttgtgTATTTTAGATTGAAAGCTACATTTCATTCTTGCATTTTACATTAATGATACTCAAGGAAACATTGGGTGTGTACATATAATTCATCCTCCCCTATTTCCTTCTGAAAGCAGAAAGTGAACTAATATTGGCAATGGTTTTAGTGTTCAGTTTGCAAACCGTCTCCACCTAGTGGGAAAAGAGGCTTGGTTATTGTTTTATGCAAGATATAACATCAAGGATTTTGATTTGCACGCTGTTTCTAACAAGTCAGTTATGAGTCTCTCATTGTTGACTACAATGTATTTAGGATGCATGTAGTTGCTCTGATTTAGCCTCTGATAGACGGTCAGTAAAACATGGTATAGAATTAAGGGAGACATAGTAGTGAAAATTTCCACGTTTTTATATGTTGTAAGGTTGACCTGAGGAAGTTCAATCGATTTAGAGCAGCAATTCAATCATATTACCtttgaaattaaaagaattgGGTGAAAATTTGAACTGGATATAACATGATGATTAGATTAGATCTTATCTTATTCATGGTGCTGAACTTGAATTTAAGTAGTATGGTGAGACCTGAGAATCAATAATGAAAATGTTAAAAAGGGAGTGGGGTGAAAGATAAGAGGGAGTTCCTTATCTTTGTGATATCAAACACGTGCTCAATTAGATATTATAATCTTTTTAAATGCTAAAAGGTATATTCCCCTCGCATACAGATCGTGAAATTTCATGATTGCACTAGTTATGTGGGGAGATAGAAGTGATCATTAGTGATTAAGGTAGGAGAATCTACTTGGGCAGTGAAGCAGGAGCAATGAAAGGGTAAGTGAAACAAGGGAGGAGGGAGTTATGTAAAATGGGAGCAATGAAGATGTAAATTTGCTAGTATCCTCCGTTGCAGTgattatttatgaattttgtcTCATTCTTGTAGCGTTCAAATTATTTTGTGCTATCCTATTTATGCAGATGGGCCCAGGATTACCTGTATCAATACAATCATTGTCCAAAGCTGCAGATAACTACAAGAAAACGCATGTGGTATGAATCATGTGGATACATCAAATATGGGCATTCAACGTGAATCCAAGTTTAGATGAACATATGTCGTAGTGTTTTTGTTCATTACCATTGATTTTGTAAGCTGTTTAGTGAAGTATGAGACAATAAGCGAAAATTTTGACATTGTGCGAGGTTGTTGAATTTTCTGGCTGTGTTCCATTTTCCTCATTTCACCGCCGAAAATCATGGCCTACtaaattaattcatttaaaGCATTACCGGCTAACCCTTTGATATCTGGATTTAATGGTTTATTGCTTCTCTTTAAACTAAGTTTACTACTGATCATCTGCAAACTGATTTTATATGACAACGGACATTTTAGTGTTGATGtgttaaaaaagtaaaatgtgGTTATATTTTGAAGTGGTGAGTGCAGTTGATTTTTTAAACCCTTGTTTAGTGTTTTTGCCGGTGACTTGGCTGCCGATTGACTCTGGCGACTGGTTCAAGCTCCGTCTGTCTCCTTTGGAATATGCACGGTTGTTGAATGCTTTTATCTGTAGAGACAGAGGGTGTCCTTacggctgtttgcactccgacactcaagtcagtaaggactcacaaaaacaacaataattctcAGTGTAGTATGGAAAAACGTCTAAAAATAGCGTACCTTCACCTAGGGTTTCAGCCCCTTTCTATAACCGTACATGCAACAATTGCACTTGAGATAAACAAATATTAACTGAAAATAAGTACATTATCTTATATCTCTAACCGAACATCGCCTACTACGTGCACCAATGACCTTTAGGTGCTAAAATGCAAGTCACATTTTGTTATACATACACCTACCTATCTTTTTAGGGTTAGCAACATCTATCAATACATGCAGCAAACATGTATGtgcaacagataaaatatttctttatcttttatcttcagaatcacaatagataaaatatctctttatattttatctttaaacacATGCAACTTGAATTTAAATCATAGCACATTATTAGAAAATTATGCCCATTAACGAAATAGGTCCAACATCGCTACCTTGACTCCAGGTCTATGGTTGAGCTGACCTCTACCCTACCTGAGAACCGAGTAGTAACTGGTCCAAGACTGGGGATCGAGCTCCTGTCCGGTACATTTAGTTtccacaaaaattaagaaaaatttagTGATTGTATTGCTGAAGGCAAGGGAAGGCAAAcgggagaaaagaaaaaatagcaAAAAGAAGGCAATTCATTAACGCCACCTTATTCCATTTAGGCATATGATTTCACATTGACATTAGATGATTTGCCTCCAAGTTTTTGTCAGCGCATATTTTTCTGAGTTTCATGATGATGGTCAACGTGCCTATTATATTACAGGTTCCACAGAATAAAACGCGGAAGAGACTTTTATACCTTCCAACTACTAAGCATAGATATGATAATAAAGTTTCATGAAAATGTGATGAGAATCTTAAATGTTTAACCCAATTGCTAATCTAAGTCAATGATGCATCTTTCTAATCTCAACTGTTGCTTTATCAAATCTCAATCATTGAGTTTATTTTCATAGCCATACAAATTTTATCAACTTAAAAGACTATTTTCTTGtgttcaataataaaaaaagacaaaaacttATTTTCAAAGAGCTGACTCAAATACTTTGCATGCTGCATCCATATTATTAGTGGAAAACTGTAATTCATATAAATGGGaaatttttgttaaataataaatatctaaGAGAGCAAAGCTTTGCTAAGATTTGTGTGTGTACTGTATAATATACCTTTCCCTTTTTGTCATCAAAACCAAGTTTTCAAAGGcattaattttgtatttgatTATATCATTTCTTTCATACATGGGAGCCACCACCGTCACATATCCTTCTCCAACTGCTAAATATTGCTTTTATCAACTCTTACCAATCTTTCTCAAATCTATTATCCTTTTATCAACAAAGTCTCTACACACTTCATATATAATTGAATTCTTCAATTCAAACATGCTAATCagagtttaatttttacttACCTATAAAAggacatattttatttatataaatatgttttggTGAGATAAATGATCCAGATATGAAAATTTTCTCCACAAATACTTGTAGAAGagacaaataaataataataaaaaatcttcaaaatttaaaattagctTACCATTATAGagataaattcaaaaaaatttaaaaaaagaattcttatttttctctcatTGGATAAGTTTATCCAAATATGcagatattattattttatataaaaaatcataCAATTTATAAAACACGTACATCAATTTTGAAGCTGTAATTTGCTTAGtatattaatattgaaaaaaaaaatatttttcggattttatttttttcgcTATATCAACTAAGTATGGTAAGGAAATGGTGATGAAATGTTTTTTCAAAACTTAAAGTTTTAAGGCAACTGTTTAAGATAACTTTGTCTGACTAAACCAATTCAATCCATTCACTTTGGATTACCAGATCTGGGAACAAACTTCTCACACACTCTACACTTTCTACTACTTAGTCAATCTATTTAGACTAAATGAAAACGAGTGATGATGATATGGTCAAAGAaataacagaaaataaaaataaaaatatataaagtttatTAC
Encoded here:
- the LOC137822725 gene encoding uncharacterized protein, yielding MAALKLLLSQAGRHSFAKRASLSHSPFSFTSHRSLCSSSQSNSNPPATPSQPIPIQPVSYPIKPKSPPPEPSLESSPPPPAEPQSLRPPSDSRRAWTREDIRYVKDAPSIEVVSYAPRVAPLPDDKVVDEGVEIERRKIEAENELRMRMVKATEEERMKVPFPLLIKPKKNEKPPPLELAEAIRQVKANAKAKFDETVEAHIRLGVDSKRTELAVRGTVILPHGAPKAVSVAVFAEGAEAEEAKAAGADIVGGRELIEEIASGKNKLKVDKCFSSPGMAPHLGKIAQYLRKRRLMPDKKLGTLTSDIAGQLKELRQGRVEFKMESKSILHVGLGKVSYKEDALRENISAFMNAVLLAKPAGLKKTSKYAGYVLSVHISSTMGPGLPVSIQSLSKAADNYKKTHVV
- the LOC137839390 gene encoding uncharacterized protein, with amino-acid sequence MRNTRQGPLGSEGSDNHAIQQLKTVTTLQEAVAASRADQERLMAEVRAEKVLRQYEFMVELDASRASNEELPKANEELRKDLQQLGERSIGERGPTIQTRARLKPFSQAILDAVTLASFITPKIVFTGTEDLEAHFTTFNAQMMILGGTNTMHCKMFMGTFTGTTLRWFVGLLDDHITSFDQFSELFREQFILNQAQPPVSFDLFSEKQRQGEPLKDLLTRFGAFVVKLQTRDEALMVHAFGQGIKLGPFSDSVIKNRARTFEEIRRRVVAHIAAEEIVTLKRCSIYPG